A stretch of the Chelonoidis abingdonii isolate Lonesome George chromosome 11, CheloAbing_2.0, whole genome shotgun sequence genome encodes the following:
- the LOC116834941 gene encoding ly6/PLAUR domain-containing protein 5-like gives MHLSDSRQVLKGALLCSLLTALLLQVAVGLECYSYKGAFTGSFSLDEVSKVTCGPAQNVCAEGLIALSIGGPRMLVVMKKGCHTAPSWDLSGFSHGPYLPNYYHVRSCNVSRCNNRYQDTSRIPAFPTVPPDNTSSSLLCYTCIGITPESCSPRHAQQSQCHDDNPLCYEGTGTATIEDFVVPIYLRSCQAQGCASVTPGDPWLNIQLEKRSCCAQPLCNHAPEPAPTASPRPSRTAPTLDHPTNASPRPGLFLPTLLLGGLGLLWDQGRG, from the exons ATGCACCTCAGTGATTCCAGGCAGGTCCTGAAGGGGGcgctgctctgctccctgctcacagctctgctgctccaAG tgGCCGTCGGGCTGGAGTGCTACAGCTACAAGGGCGCCTTCACGGGCAGCTTCTCCCTGGACGAGGTGTCCAAGGTTACTTGCGGGCCAGCGCAGAACGTCTGTGCCGAGGGGCTGATCGCCTTGAGCATCG GGGGCCCGCGGATGCTGGTGGTGATGAAGAAGGGATGCCACACGGCGCCGTCTTGGGACCTCTCTGGCTTCAGCCATGGGCCGTATCTCCCCAACTACTATCACGTCCGCTCCTGCAACGTCAGCCGCTGTAACAACCGGTACCAGGACACTAGCCGCATCCCGGCCTTCCCCACAG tGCCCCCAGACAACACCTCCAGCAGCCTCCTGTGCTACACCTGCATTGGGATCACCCCGGAGAGCTGCTCCCCACGCCATGCCCAGCAGAGCCAGTGCCATGACGACAATCCGCTGTGCTACGAAGGGACAGGCACGGCCACCATCG AGGACTTTGTGGTCCCCATCTATCTCCGCTCCTGCCAGGCACAGGGCTGCGCATCGGTCACGCCGGGAGACCCTTGGCTGAATATCCAGCTGGAGAAAAGGTCCTGCTGTGCTCAGCCCCTGTGCAACCATGCGCCGGAGCCAGCACCCACGGCCAGCCCCCGCCCCTCGCGCACAGCCCCTACCCTGGACCACCCCACCAATGCCAGCCCCCGGCCTGGGCTGTTCCTGCCCacgctgctgctgggggggctgggccTGCTCtgggatcagggcaggggatgA
- the LOC116834930 gene encoding ly6/PLAUR domain-containing protein 3-like, which yields MQGGGGDIPPHLPPLIYHLSLALAAGVAWKLPGAERTRLVQADAAMGAPCPPRAGALLLLVATLLLQGATALECHSCVERSDGGCSPEKMKTISCPDNTQLCMETVAAVKWSHGQFLVGEKGCGLGRPGTNDKGVDLHGIFAFSQVHNCNSSRCNSRLDIQAMALQPMGNESARVPNGLECYSCQGNEACSPDNATVVKCYDGYQGCFHGNVTMRVGNFSLSHPIKGCVQNKDCTKEARGSAAVNLVGSCCSGHLCNRDLANKTFFAPNIPRLEVMPGPGANTTGANATATATVTAMVDAASTVAAATTVTAAATPLPLDHGDHEDHEDHEDHDDLIRDDRHVTTAGERRNNPGIKLPSGGKGGAAGLSASAWLVLLGSALLL from the exons ATGCAAGGGGGAGGCGGGGACATCCCGCCCCATCTGCCTCCTCTTATTTATCATCTTAGCTTGGCGCTGGCAGCTGGAGTCGCGTGGAAGCTGCCGGGAGCCGAGAGAACCCGCTTGGTCCAGGCAGACGCAGCCATGGGAGCCCCCTGCCCTCCGAGAGCTGGTGCCCTTCTCCTGCTGGTGGCCACACTGCTCCTCCAAG gagccacgGCCCTGGAGTGCCATAGCTGTGTGGAGCGCAGCGATGGCGGCTGCAGCCCGGAGAAGATGAAGACGATCTCGTGTCCTGACAACACCCAATTGTGCATGGAAACCGTGGCAGCTGTGAAATGGA GCCACGGGCAGTTCCTGGTAGGCGAGAAGGGCTGTGGCCTGGGCAGGCCAGGCACCAACGACAAGGGCGTGGACCTGCACGGCATCTTCGCCTTCTCCCAGGTGCACAACTGCAACAGTAGCCGCTGCAACTCCCGGCTGGACATCCAGGCCATGGCACTGCAGCCGATGG GGAACGAGAGCGCCCGGGTGCCCAACGGGCTGGAGTGCTACAGCTGCCAAGGCAACGAGGCCTGCTCCCCTGACAACGCCACGGTGGTGAAGTGCTACGACGGGTACCAGGGCTGCTTCCACGGCAACGTCACCATGAGAGTCG GCAACTTCTCACTGAGCCACCCCATCAAGGGCTGCGTGCAGAACAAGGACTGCACCAAGGAGGCGAGGGGCAGCGCAGCCGTCAACCTGGtgggctcctgctgctctggccaCCTCTGCAACAGGGACCTGGCCAACAAGACCTTCTTCGCCCCCAACATCCCTCGGCTGGAGGTCATGCCCGGCCCCGGGGCCAACACCACAGGCGCCAACGCCACGGCCACTGCCACGGTCACGGCCATGGTCGATGCCGCCTCCACGGTCGCTGCCGCCACCACGGTCACGGCCGCTGCCACGCCCCTGCCGCTGGACCATGGGGACCATGAGGACCACGAGGACCATGAAGACCACGACGACCTCATCCGGGACGACCGCCACGTCACCACGGCGGGCGAGCGGCGGAACAACCCAGGCATCAAGCTGCCAAGCGGCGGGAAGGGGGGCGCAGCGGGGCTGAGCGCCTCGGCCTGGCTGGTCTTGCTCGGGTCCGCCTTGCTCCTGTGA